A window of the Xiashengella succiniciproducens genome harbors these coding sequences:
- a CDS encoding TPM domain-containing protein translates to MAQQYFSDKDKTQIVEAVKQAELNTSGEIRVHIELRCPEDVMDRAAYLFEKLGMHKTEKRNGVLFYLAIEDHVFSILGDAGINAVVASDFWESAKQAMIEYFKQGDITGGIVKGISMAGEQLKAYFPYMSDDRNELSDEISFGK, encoded by the coding sequence ATGGCTCAACAGTATTTCTCCGATAAGGATAAGACTCAAATTGTAGAAGCAGTCAAACAGGCTGAACTTAATACATCCGGTGAGATCAGGGTGCATATTGAGTTGAGGTGTCCTGAAGATGTTATGGACAGGGCGGCCTACCTGTTTGAAAAATTGGGAATGCATAAAACGGAGAAGAGGAACGGAGTTCTGTTCTACCTTGCCATTGAGGATCATGTATTTTCAATACTTGGTGATGCCGGAATTAATGCTGTTGTAGCATCTGATTTCTGGGAGAGCGCCAAGCAGGCTATGATAGAGTATTTCAAACAGGGTGATATTACGGGTGGTATTGTGAAAGGGATTTCAATGGCCGGAGAACAGCTTAAGGCATATTTCCCCTATATGAGTGATGACCGCAATGAGTTGAGTGATGAGATTTCATTTGGTAAATAA
- a CDS encoding LemA family protein: protein MRLIRFVVLVILAIPFFSSCGYNKMVELREGVDAQWAQVENVYQRRADLIPNLVNTVKGYAAHEQETLEGVVEARSKATGINLSVDELNDETLRQFQEAQEGLSSALSRLMVVVEQYPDLKANQNFLDLQAQLEGTENRIAVERNRFNEATRVYNTYISKFPQVIMASLFKFERKPYFEAQSGAEKAPEVQF from the coding sequence ATGAGACTAATTCGCTTTGTAGTGTTGGTAATACTTGCCATCCCTTTTTTCAGCAGTTGTGGTTACAATAAAATGGTTGAACTCAGGGAGGGAGTTGATGCTCAGTGGGCGCAGGTGGAAAATGTGTATCAACGCAGGGCTGACCTGATACCCAATCTTGTAAACACTGTTAAGGGTTATGCAGCTCACGAACAGGAAACCCTCGAAGGTGTTGTTGAAGCCAGGAGCAAGGCAACCGGAATCAACCTGTCAGTTGACGAACTTAATGATGAGACCTTGCGTCAGTTTCAAGAAGCGCAGGAAGGTCTGTCTTCTGCATTGTCAAGACTGATGGTTGTTGTTGAGCAGTACCCTGATCTTAAGGCTAATCAGAACTTCCTGGATTTACAGGCACAGCTTGAAGGCACTGAAAACAGGATTGCAGTGGAGCGCAACAGGTTTAATGAGGCTACACGGGTGTATAACACTTACATCTCCAAGTTCCCTCAGGTTATAATGGCTTCTCTCTTTAAGTTCGAACGTAAGCCCTATTTTGAAGCCCAGTCTGGTGCTGAAAAGGCTCCTGAAGTACAATTTTAG